A single genomic interval of Oryza sativa Japonica Group chromosome 7, ASM3414082v1 harbors:
- the LOC4344077 gene encoding probable mediator of RNA polymerase II transcription subunit 26b, with the protein MAPPSMDYWLGFFRGAGDSIFDAIDAAIAVAASDHPAALRSRRDAIAERLYTAHLVPGAPPAGPPAGGGAAAADAPTAQLLLHPEGAASVPSLCSSDRAEVITDDGAVPRRDDDPVAAETERIKAILLNDQEKSEATLLELLRRLQQLELTVDTLTVTEIGKAVSSYRKHNSKQIRHLVRLLIEGWKRIVDEWMSSRDAIVDHTPQSMHPSGLEQDERGLSSPSMDEGALFATPSTSIRLSEENQGSKFFDGMDDDGNTRSNGGRDNGRLYTRNQEPARRPLPPMAQQYDPDQSWKQEQSAMRQSRPQELSNGQTREQFIAAMLARPSNPESGPGRPQPRTKQHQDASPAQGRSQPMPSDKSASHHDENSVRAKLELAKNAKLELTNSAKLEVTKRKLQEGYQEFDNAKKQRTIQMVDPQNLPKQANRNWQPNGRPRNNSNFNNNRNWSR; encoded by the exons atggcgccgccgtcgatggATTACTGGCTCGGCTTCTTCCGCGGCGCCGGGGACAGCATCTTCGACGCCATCGAcgcggccatcgccgtcgcggcgTCCGACCACCCCGCCGCGCTCCGGTCGAGGCGGGACGCCATCGCCGAGCGCCTCTACACGGCGCACCTGgtccccggcgcgccgccggcggggccccccgcgggcggcggcgccgccgccgccgacgcgccgacggcccagctcctcctccaccccgagGGCGCCGCCAGCGTCCCTAGCCTCTGTAGCTCCGACCGCGCCGAGGtcatcaccgacgacggcgccgtccctcgccgcgacgacgaccccgtcgccgccgagacCGAGCGCATCAAGGCCATCCTCCTCAACGACCAAGAAaag TCGGAGGCGACGTTGCTCGAGCTGCTCCGGCGACTGCAGCAGCTGGAGCTCACGGTGGACACCTTGACG GTTACCGAGATTGGGAAGGCGGTGAGCAGCTACCGGAAGCACAACTCCAAGCAGATTCGTCACCTTGTTCGATTGCTCATCGA AGGTTGGAAGCGCATAGTCGATGAGTGGATGAGCAGCCGCGACGCCATTGTAG ATCATACTCCTCAATCCATGCATCCCTCTGGCTTGGAGCAGGATGAACGGGGgctctcttctccttccatgGATGAGGGCGCTCTCTTCGCTACGCCGAGCACTTCCATCCGCCTATCTGAG GAAAACCAAGGTTCCAAGTTCTTCGATGGTATGGATGATGATGGAA ACACGAGGAGCAATGGCGGCAGGGATAATGGCCGGCTGTATACAAGGAATCAAGAACCAGCTAGAAGGCCGCTGCCGCCAATGGCCCAGCAATATGATCCAGACCAGAGCTGGAAGCAAGAACAATCTGCGATGAGGCAGTCGAGACCACAGGAACTGAGCAATGGGCAGACGAGAGAGCAATTCATCGCGGCGATGCTTGCAAGGCCCTCAAACCCAGAGTCCGGTCCTGGGCGACCTCAACCGAGGACTAAGCAGCATCAAGATGCCTCGCCAGCTCAAGGCAGATCGCAACCTATGCCATCTGAT AAATCGGCGAGCCATCACGATGAAAATTCAGTTCGGGCAAAGCTAGAACTCGCGAAGAATGCAAAGCTTGAACTCACGAATAGTGCAAAGCTAGAGGTGACAAAGAGAAAACTTCAGGAAGGCTACCAAGAATTTGATAACG CAAAGAAGCAGAGAACTATACAAATGGTGGATCCACAAAATTTGCCGAAACAAGCGAACCGGAATTGGCAGCCTAATGGCAGGCCGAGGAATAACAGCAACTTCAACAACAACCGGAATTGGTCAAGATGA